In Theileria parva strain Muguga chromosome 4 map unlocalized ctg_529, whole genome shotgun sequence, one DNA window encodes the following:
- the SAR1 gene encoding ADP-ribosylation factor family protein: protein MMFIINWIKKTLQSLGLLNKDARIVFLGLDNAGKTTLLRMLKDNRVGIHTPTLHPHSEQLSLEKVNITAFDLGGHETARRVWKQYCGNVDGIVFIVDASDRSRFQETNEELRSLLADEELLNKPFVVLGNKIDNRGAASEEELRTALSLYANDTYGKCVKSGRGRPVELFMCSIIKKQGYAEALKWLSHFLHDAK from the exons ATGAtgtttattataaattg GATTAAGAAAACACTCCAGTCGCTCggtttgttaaataaagaTGCCCGTATTGTGTTTCTCGGTCTTGACAACGCAGGAAAGACTACTTTGCTCCGTATGCTAAAGGACAATAGGGTTGGAATCCACACTCCAACACTCCACCCTCACTCTGAGCAACTCAGCTTAGAGAAAGTTAACATTACAGCATTTGACTTAGGAGGTCACGAGACTGCTAGGAGAGTATGGAAGCAGTACTGTGGTAATGTTGACGGGATCGTCTTTATAGTCGACGCTAGTGATAGGTCGCGCTTTCAGGAAACCAATGAAGAGCTGAGGTCTCTTCTTGCAGACGAAGAACTTTTAAACAAGCCTTTTGTGGTTCTTGGAAACAAAATTGATAATCGCGGAGCTGCCTCAGAAGAGGAGCTGAGAACGGCTCTGAGTCTCTACGCAAATGATACTTATGggaaatgtgttaaatcaGGCAGAGGAAGGCCTGTAGAACTTTTTATGTGcagtattattaaaaagCAGGGTTACGCGGAAGCCTTAAAGTGGCTATCTCATTTTCTTCACGACgccaaataa
- a CDS encoding RNA recognition motif family protein (or RNP domain; RBD; RRM), whose product MDIDKDERSPNKIENRLYKNAISGIMLNKNKYDSTTKLSSSDPFYKPKKLGLISRLIGKSRASSSKLGLSDRWSHDKYETLVSYTPGSMIYVRNLPPNTTSDQLKSFFNSVGTVCTVKIERGGLLSAFVGFVGTDSAQKAVENFHKSEMNGRTIKVSLSDTGKKQRNSTNSEGRVSIFDRMG is encoded by the exons ATGGACATAGATAAAGATGAACGATCGCcaaataaaattgaaaatagACTTTATAAAAATGCAATTAGTGGAATCATGTTAAACAAGAATAAATATG ATTCTACAACCAAACTATCAAGTTCAGATCCATT CTACAAACCTAAAAAACTAGGTTTAATTTCACGCCTTATTGGTAAATCAAGGGCATCTTCCTCTAAATTGGGATTATCTGACAG GTGGAGTCATGATAAATACGAGACTCTTGTATCTTATACTCCTGGATCAATGATTTATGTGAGAAATCTTCCTCCAAACACCACTTCTGACCAATTAAAGAGCTTTTTCAACAGTGTTGGAACAGTTTGCACAGTCAAG ATTGAAAGGGGAGGTCTTTTAAGCGCCTTTGTTGGCTTTGTAGGCACAGATTCTGCTCAAAAGGCAGTTGAAAACTTCCATAAATCTGAGATGAATGGAAGAACCATAAAGGTGTCATTGTCTGACACGg gTAAAAAACAAAGGAATTCAACCAACTCTGAAGGTCGTGTATCTATTTTTGATCGTATGGGATAA
- the MAF1 gene encoding Maf1 regulator family protein, with amino-acid sequence MIFLEHSGLSRINSIFQCLDAPDRYFDTNFELVSYSKSDENLKHDPSEFLNKAVAHDFTTYFKAILNKCFQDYDFSNLDESYFKKVNNFDTVVNTIYYNISFVVSRRFPNFADEFWQTIRDVVHIKDVEIYTFDSCGEDDPFNSETAINSFNYFFLDKKQQRILFISCVTCTRSDAFDKSDYTPSFQPSIYSENLNGKPEEDCLSDYDIPETNVFNL; translated from the exons atgatatttttaGAACACTCTGGATTAAGCAGAATAAACTCAATATTTCAATGTTTGGATGCTCCAGATCGTTACTTCGACACCAATTTTGAACTCGTTTCGTATTCAAA GTCcgatgaaaatttaaaacatgATCCTTCcgaatttttaaacaagGCCGTGGCACACGACTTTACCACCTATTTCAAGGCCATTTTAAACAAGTGCTTCCAAGATTACGATTTTAG taACTTGGACGAATCATATTTTAAGAAAGTTAACAACTTCGACACAGTCGTTAACACCATTTACTACAACATATCGTTTGTGGTTTCACGGCGTTTCCCTAATTTCGCAGATGAGTTCTGGCAAACTATTAgg gATGTTGTTCACATCAAGGATGTTGAGATATATACCTTCGACAGTTGTGGAGAGGATGATCCGTTTAACTCTGAGACTGCAATCAACtcatttaattattttttcctgGATAAAAAACAGCAACGCATCCTATTCATCTCATGTGTAACATGCACACGCTCGGATGCCTTCGACAAGTCTGACTACACACCCTCATTTCAACCTTCCATATATTCAGAGAATTTGAACGGTAAACCTGAAGAAGATTGCCTTTCAGATTACGACATTCCTGAGACCaatgtttttaatttataa
- a CDS encoding SPFH domain / Band 7 family protein, translating to MYYIRQYKWLIRYRKLYFLTKTKAYSPKPLDSTKNEITKPSESPSSNQEFISPLYTQKPGMFAKPGVLFKDDKTSRFRTYKLYFFSFVSFIVIVSMIKIIPPGHVGIVVRKDGKVDQFNNKGRLALFHIPFIEKPIAFRITPIRKKIIRTCETSDGKKVEVVIFLTLAAKVPFSSHIYSIYGVNFTNGFVEKELNFDIDQVIKKFKMDDLILSPDIIENLEHKKGNIYTINSSIDKANEELIERFNDAGTFNKILVSDVNISYRRPDLATDPY from the exons atgtattatataagACAATACAAGTGGCTTATTAGATATCGCAAACTTTATTTCTTAACGAAGACTAAAGCATATTCTCCAAAACCGTTGGATTCTACTAAAAATGAGATTACAAAACCAAGTGAATCGCCTTCTTCTAACCAGGAATTTATAAGTCCTCTTTACACTCAAAAGCCTGGGATGTTTGCTAAACCTGGAGTTCTTTTTAAAGATGATAAAACGAGTAGATTCAGGACTTACAAACTATACTTTTTCTCCTTCGTTTCATTCATTGTAATAGTTTcaatgattaaaataatacctCCAGGTCATGTTGGAATCGTTGTTCGAAAAGATG gGAAAGTTGACCAATTTAACAATAAGGGCCGTTTGGCTTTATTTCACATACCTTTCATTGAAAAGCCTATAGCTTTTAGGATAACCCCTATAAGAAAAAAGATCATTAGAACATGTGAAACATCTGATGGTAAGAAGGTTGAGGTTGTTATTTTCCTTACACTAGCAGCAAAGGTTCCATTTTCttcacacatttattcCATTTACGGAGTTAACTTCACTAATGGTTTTGTTGAGAAAGAACTCAACTTTGATATTGATCAAGTAATTAAAAAGTTCAAAATGGATGATTTGATCCTGAGTCCTGATATTATAGAGAATTTGGAACATAAAAAAGGGAATATATACACTATAAACAGTTCAATCGACAAAGCAAACGAGGAGTTGATTGAACGATTCAATGACGCCGGAACATTCAACAAAATCCTGGTTTCAGATGTA AATATAAGTTATAGAAGACCAGATTTAGCAACGGATCCGTACTAg
- a CDS encoding Iron-binding zinc finger CDGSH type family protein, with the protein MGSAISKQIQKTKVNRKPGDFLNTSGLPAVHTETFTSHIAPVTRIPVCRCWKSAKFPLCDNSHQKLEKLGVDCGPAMLEIRKRL; encoded by the exons ATGGGCTCCGCTATATCTAAGCAAATACAGAAAACTAAAGTAAATAGAAAACCCGGcgattttttaaacacctcag GCCTTCCTGCAGTCCATACTGAGACATTTACCTCTCATATCGCTCCTGTTACAAGAATTCCAGTTTGTCGTTGTTGGAAGTCAG cTAAATTCCCTCTTTGTGACAACTCACACCAAAAACTAGAGAAACTTGGAGTAGATTGTG gTCCTGCAATGTTAGAGATAAGGAAACGGCTCTAG
- the rsc5 gene encoding CRAL/TRIO domain protein, with amino-acid sequence MDFIKTLKKKTEAKIADIKSDFSNSSTLPKCKPNFDYKSLNISTDIGPHMTEYIYEMDFDLRDFLKKYNLIYPCTESQSNSFVDFQISSLTSMRKLLLDMPVVENVSEATKTKRSKLHSHQPVKELTLEELYYCNDLVLFRFLRTYDYKPEKSLNALLKTLAWRRTRDPMRLKPEVVHPVLYKNLLYRRGFDYYASPIIYFRPINETDATLELHVLGLYYVLERALQTCLISQGNDKVYVIVDLKDWSLSRLPPMELVIETARALVDHYTETIDEILFVDPPPLIDPVYQMVKCVIPASTTKKLVFKSRGPKLFEYLRSRIPPCFLEKSLGGSCEPEMDFQDYWKVEESQFELFQNKIDEWIRENKSKYLKRNSEL; translated from the exons atggATTTCATTAAAACGCTGAAGAAGAAGACGGAAGCCAAAATTGCCGACATCAAATCGGATTTTAGCAACTCTTCTACCCTTCCAAAATGTAAACCAAATTTCGACTATAAATCTCTAAATATTTCTACGGATATCGGTCCTCACATGACCGAATATATATATGAAATGGACTTTGATTTGCGAgactttttaaaaaagtataatttgatttatcCATGCACTGAATCACAATCCAATTCATTTGTTGACTTTCAGATCAGTTCTTTAACATCTATGAGGAAGTTGTTGCTTGACATGCCCGTTGTTGAGAATGTTTCTGAGGCTACAAAGACTAAGAGGTCGAAACTACATAGTCACCAACCAGTGAAAGAGCTTACACTTGAAGAACTTTACTACTGTAACGATTTAGTTCTCTTCAGGTTCCTTAGAACTTATGACTATAAACCAGAAAAATCATTAAACGCACTTTTAAAAACACTAGCATGGAGAAGGACTAGAGATCCAATGAGATTAAAGCCAGAAGTAGTACACCCAGtactatataaaaatttactatatagAAGAGGATTTGATTATTACGCATCaccaattatatatttcaG acCTATAAATGAGACAGATGCTACGCTGGAATTACATGTTTTGGGCCTTTATTATGTTTTGGAAAGGGCTTTACAGACATGTTTGATATCACAGGGGAATGATAAGGTGTATGTTATTGTGGACCTGAAGGACTGGTCGCTGTCAAGACTACCACCAATGGAACTTGTTATAGAAACTGCCAGAGCACTTGTCGATCACTATACTGAGACTATAGATGAGATTTTATTTGTTGACCCTCCGCCGTTGATTGATCCTGTATATCAGATGGTGAAGTGTGTCATTCCAGCATCGACAACTAAGAAACTAGTTTTCAAATCGAGAGGAccaaaattatttgaatatCTAAGGTCGAGAATCCCGCCATGTTTTCTTGAAAAATCTCTAGGCGGTTCATGTGAACCTGAGATGGATTTTCAAGATTACTGGAAGGTCGAGGAATCGCAATTTGAGCTTTTTCAAAACAAAATCGACGAGTGGATTAGAGAAAACAAGAGcaaatatttaaaacgAAACTCTGAGCTTTAG
- the Letm1 gene encoding LETM1-like family protein has product MLRFTSLYSLYRLDYLVFKPYLNKQYNTLLNGRFMSITLPNYFKTSRIQSTFICNHHFSDIKNYHTHTSLSNYHTNSLNNNIIFNQPVDCRSNFNSNYYGNNLKLAFSTETTPKNEVVKSKKKPSLIKKVVKVPLVLVKWIVYIPYRIGRGIFRVFSLTFRGFNKLAKLAARAAVLQKVTGVSGIFKSIVGGIKHTIHWCKTGSKLYAANVKVSYYILKKLIRGHPMRYHERKLLMKTMNDALKLVPFSLFIIVPFAEFLLPLVIRFFPQMLPSTFQTNNNKDDDYLQKKLMAKKELATFFQELVQERTNQILQEELDSSMRTKAEALKQFQERLLNKSDDMNPFLSANELLVFSKLFKKEFVLDKMSYQTLKVMCKLLGITPFALKSHLVLQLRHHLLKIQREDRLILWEGVESLDMEELQEACKERAMKFYNVTKEQLQQQLKQWLDLSSRREINPILLLWSRCITMTHEPMVIKETGAAADSLETVDPQEILVDANAEETLEEKPEEKVGRSKIKVIQDVVEAAQVDEEQLHEREERLEELSEKVKELKEIIEKSKEEETISNFESEDVVPSEELLNMEDDIPPSERKKQAESDDEHSKFETLSKEELVQRHRDLLSSLDVQMQISDLQYHQLTELYSYMVKISENSTPNEPIKIDHNDLKLLLDSTRNDFKQIETLSAQFQKVSQNLTS; this is encoded by the exons ATGTTGAGGTTTACATCTCTTTACAGTTTATATAGGCTTGATTACCTGGTTTTCAAACCTTATTTAAACAAACAATATAACACTTTACTAAATGGAAGGTTTATGTCAATCACtttaccaaattattttaaaacatcCAGAATTCAAAGCACATTCATTTGTAATCATCATTTCAGTgacattaaaaattatcatacACATACATCACTTTCAAATTACCATACAAATTCACTCAAcaacaatataatatttaaccaACCAGTTGATTGTAgatctaattttaattcaaattACTATGGTAATAACTTGAAATTGGCGTTTTCTACTGAAACGACCCCCAAGAACGAGGTTGTTAAGAGTAAAAAGAAGCCATCTCTAATAAAGAAGGTTGTGAAAGTGCCTCTGGTTTTGGTTAAATGGATTGTATATATACCATATAGGATTGGAAGGGGAATATTTAGAGTGTTTTCACTCACATTTAGAGGCTTTAACAAACTAGCAAAGTTAGCAGCAAGAGCCGCAGTCCTCCAGAAAGTTACAGGAGTCTCTGGAATTTTCAAAAGCATCGTAGGTGGTATAAAACATACAATACACTGGTGTAAAACAGGCTCTAAGCTATATGCAGCAAACGTCAAGGTGTCATACTACATCTTGAAGAAGCTTATCAGAGGGCACCCTATGAGGTACCATGAGAGAAAACTCCTTATGAAGACTATGAATGATGCCCTTAAACTTGTTCCCTTTTCATTGTTCATTATCGTACCATTTGCAGAGTTTTTACTACCTCTAGTGATAAGATTCTTCCCCCAAATGCTACCCTCAACGTTCCAAACTAACAATAATAAGGACGATGACTACCTTCAGAAGAAACTGATGGCAAAGAAGGAGCTTGCAACGTTCTTCCAGGAGCTCGTTCAGGAAAGAACTAACCAGATTCTAC aGGAGGAACTCGACTCTTCAATGAGGACTAAAGCTGAGGCATTGAAGCAGTTTCAGGAAAGGTTACTTAATAAAAGTGATGACATGAATCCATTCCTAAG TGCCAATGAACTCTTGGTgttttcaaaattattcaaaaagGAGTTCGTGCTAGATAAAATGAGCTACCAGACTCTTAAA gtaatgtgtaaacttcTTGGTATTACTCCTTTCGCACTTAAATCACACCTCGTTTTACAACTCCG GCATCATTTGCTTAAAATTCAGAGGGAAGACAGGTTAATATTGTGGGAGGGTGTAGAGAGTTTAGACATGGAGGAGCTCCAGGAAGCCTGTAAAGAACGAGCAATGAAGTTCTACAATGTAACAAAGGAGCAACTCCAACAGCAACTGAAGCAATGGCTTGATTTGTCTAGTAGACGAGAGATCAACCCGATTCTTCTCCTTTGGAGCAGATGTATAACGATGACTCACGAACCTATGGTGATTAAGGAAACAGGGGCTGCAGCTGACTCATTAGAAACGGTTGACCCTCAGGAGATCCTAGTTGACGCCAACGCTGAAGAAACCCTTGAGGAGAAGCCTGAGGAGAAGGTCGGAAGGTCTAAGATCAAGGTCATCCAGGACGTCGTTGAGGCTGCCCAAGTTGATGAGGAGCAGTTACATGAGCGTGAGGAACGCCTAGAGGAGTTATCGGAGAAGGTGAAGGAGCTTAAGGAGATTATCGAAAAGAGTAAAGAGGAGGAAACCATATCAAATTTCGAGTCAGAAGACGTTGTACCATCTGAAGAACTACTTAACATGGAAGATGATATTCCACCATCAGAGCGAAAAAAACAAGCGGAGTCAGACGACGAGCACAG TAAGTTCGAAACATTGTCGAAAGAGGAGCTTGTTCAGAGACATAGGGACCTTTTATCCTCACTTGATGTTCAGATGCAGATCAGTGATCTCCAGTACCACCAACTCACTGAGCTTTACTCGTACATGGTTAAAATCTCCGAAAACTCTACCCCAAATGAACCGATTAAAATAGACCATAACGACCTCAAATTGCTTCTAGACTCAACTCGGAATGATTTCAAGCAAATCGAGACACTATCGGCACAGTTTCAGAAAGTTTCCCAGAATTTAACTTCataa
- the memo1 gene encoding Memo-like family protein gives MRVATHAGSWYSNSSGALESEIKSSFQGLTNAAYKTLKYIIAPHAGYAYSLKTAAHAYSQIDSASYKTIFVLGPSHHFFLRGCAVDRFSSLQTPLGPLQVDVDIVDKLSNLKGFSVINNEASEDEHSIEMHLPLLRFVFKKEPVKVVPIMVGDFSESLADELTSALVPYFNDERTLFVFSSDFCHFGSRFQFSITGYESENKPLYEKIEMLDKRGIDLIVNHKHDDFLWYLTETENTICGRNPILLLLRLLAASNLNVTSRLLHYSQSSRITRVSDSSVSYAAIVGLVQN, from the exons ATGAGAGTTGCTACACATGCTGGAAGTTGGTATTCAAACTCAT CTGGTGCTCTTGAATCTGAAATTAAGTCTTCCTTTCAAGGATTAACTAATGCTGCTTACAAGACtcttaagtatataattgcGCC ACACGCTGGATATGCTTATTCACTTAAAACTGCAGCTCACGCGTACAGTCAAATCGACTCCGCTTCTTA TAAAACTATCTTCGTACTAGGTCCATCACATCATTTCTTTCTAAGAGGTTGTGCTGTTGACAGATTCTCATCTCTGCAAACACCACTAGGACCTCTCCAAGTTGATGTTGATATTGTCGATAAGCTTTCAAACCTCAAGGGCTTTTCTGTAATCAACAATGAAGCATCAGAAGACGAACACTCAATTGAGATGCATTTACCTTTACTCAGATTCGTTTTCAAAAA gGAACCTGTTAAGGTAGTTCCAATAATGGTCGGAGATTTCAGCGAATCTCTTGCTGATGAACTAA CTTCTGCACTGGTCCCATATTTCAATGATGAG CGTACATTGTTCGTCTTCTCTTCTGATTTTTGTCATTTCGGATCAAg ATTTCAATTCTCAATCACTGGATACGAGTCTGAAAACAAGCCTTTATACGAGAAAATTGAAATGCTTGACAAACGTGGCATTGACCTCATCGTAAACCATAAACACGACG aCTTCCTCTGGTATTTGACTGAAACTGAGAACACTATTTGCGGTAGAAATCCAATCCTACTACTTTTAAGG cttTTGGCTGCCTCTAACCTTAATGTGACCTCAAGGCTTCTCCACTACTCTCAA TCTTCACGGATTACAAGAGTTAGCGACTCGTCGGTTTCCTACGCCGCAATTGTGGGATTGGTTCAGAACTAA
- the CDKG-2 gene encoding Protein kinase domain protein gives MDEEDYLLTPENYGNVSTDIYNKDEYSVSKTDDSPSLKSNIAECVSSKNETKIKEIPEHSKTSEKLKSESKEVFEQVEPSRFILDYKPCRDVECFKCLNKISEGTYGTVYRALELKTGKIVALKHIKYHDVQWKEGFPLTNLREISILLQLNHPNILSVKEIVTNKKHDQFYMVMEYVEHELKTLLEENRPNFTLSERKCLLKQLLDGINYLHQNWVMHRDLKTTNILYNNSGLVKICDFGMARKFGVPIRKYTHNVVTHWYRAPELFLGEPYYTEKTDVWSIGCIFAELILSRPLFMGTNDADTLDKIFRLCGSPTEENWPGFSKLPGVVSNKFQIHKYSPSFESVFKVGIMGGMVHGSTCMTELGLDLLKKMLNIDPNQRISAKDALNHPYITQEKPRTQPIELMPTVPDTNSTSRTKRRQDNNENPEMECPSRFRGRVDPVKFLSMMKEKKLSKR, from the exons ATGGATGAAGAAGATTATTTGTTAACACCTGAAAATTATGGGAATGTTTCAACtgatatttataataaagaCGAATATTCAGTGTCTAAAACTGATGATTCGCCGTCATTAAAATCTAATATCGCAGAATGTGTTAGTTCAAAAAATGAAACTAAGATAAAGGAGATACCCGAACATTCTAAAACTTCtgagaaattaaaatctgaATCTAAAGAAGTTTTTGAACAAGTCGAACCCAGCCGTTTTATTTTGGACTATAAACCCTGTAGAGATGTTGAATGTTTTAAGTGTTTAAATAAGATATCTGAAGGTACTTATGGGACAGTATACAGAGCATTGGAGTTAAAAACTGGAAAAATAGTTGCATTAAAACACATAAAGTATCACGATGTCCAGTGGAAAGAAGGATTCCCATTAACGAACTTGCGGGAGATCTCAATACTGCTACAACTAAATCACCCTAACATTTTATCTGTGAAAGAAATTGTTACGAATAAGAAGCACGACCAGTTTTACATGGTTATGGAATATGTTGAGCATGAGTTGAAGACTTTATTAGAAGAAAACAGaccaaattttacattGTCTGAGAGAAAATGTCTCCTCAAGCAACTTCTAGATGGAATAAACTATCTACATCAGAACTGGGTAATGCACCGTGACCTTAAAACAACtaatatattgtataataacaGTGGATTGGTTAAGATTTGCGATTTTGGAATGGCTAGGAAATTCGGTGTTCCTATTAGGAAATACACACATAATGTAGTTACGCATTGGTACAGAGCTCCCGAGTTGTTTTTGGGTGAGCCTTATTATACCGAAAAAACTGATGTTTGGAGCATTGGATGTATTTTTGCCGAGCTTATACTATCAAGGCCTTTGTTCATGGGAACAAACGATGCAGATACATTGGATAAAATCTTTAGACTCTGTGGATCTCCGACTGAAGAGAACTGGCCTGGATTTTCTAAACTGCCAGGCGTTGttagtaataaatttcaaatacACAAATATAGCCCTTCATTTGAAAGTGTTTTCAAG GTTGGAATAATGGGTGGAATGGTTCATGGGTCAACTTGTATGACTGAGTTGGGCCTagatttattgaaaaaaatgttaaatattgaCCCCAACCAAAGAATATCCGCCAAAGATGCTCTTAATCATCCTTACATTACTCAA GAAAAACCAAGAACTCAACCAATAGAGCTAATGCCAACGGTTCCTGATACCAACTCCACCT cgAGGACTAAAAGAAGGCAAGATAATAACGAGAACCCAGAAA tggAGTGTCCGTCGCGGTTTAGGGGAAGAGTTGATCCTGTAAAATTCCTATCAATGATGAaagaaaaaaaattatcaaaaagatga
- the mcfH gene encoding Mitochondrial carrier family protein, giving the protein MGLTEEKVPNLYKIFKGSLLGGMIINIFFTPCDVVKNYWYYNNALSKCRTQMSSLNVVKHIYKKNGLSSFWLGFTWSMPLTIFSQSIFLYTYDNIKSDVTPPVASLISRFISLVLSQPLDCMRTYYQATLYTSQRVTFKGIVKNNGFMSLYKGFNSTMIRDVPFSIIHWPINEFLYDKITSLGVYKRRKMNRFESIVIPFGCGTVSSLIATFISQPFDIVKTNLQTIGVDTEEAKTHPNSSGKFNILSELKRIRATYGMRGLFIGVMPRIIKVVPGSAIMSATYHFFN; this is encoded by the exons atggGATTAACAGAAGAAAAGGTCCCAAATCTCTACAAGATTTTCAAGGGATCATTACTTGGAG GTATGAtaataaacatattttttacaccttGTGATGTTGTAAAGAATTATTGGTACTATAACAACGCCTTGAGCAAATGCAGGACTCAAATGTCTTCTTTAAATGTAGTAAAACACATATACAAAAAAAATGGTCTATCGAGCTTCTGGCTag gttTTACTTGGTCCATGCCTTTGACTATATTTAGTCaatcaatatttttatatacttatGATAACATTAAGAGCGATGTTACGCCTCCTGTCGCTAGTTTAATTTCTAGATTCATTTCACTCGTGCTATCTCAACCTCTTGATTGTATGCGTACTTATTACCAGGCAACACTATACACATCGCAAAGAGTAACATTCAAAggaattgttaaaaataatggaTTTATGTCACTATATAAAGGTTTCAACTCAACGATGATTCGGGACGTGCCATTTTCAATTATTCACTGGCCAATTAATGAGTTTttatatgataaaataacatc GCTAGGAGTTTATAAAAGAAGGAAAATGAATCGATTTGAATCAATTGTTATTCCCTTTGGATGTGGAACTGTATCTTCATTAATCGCAACATTCATATCTCAACCATTTGACATAGTTAAAACAAATCTGCAG aCGATAGGAGTTGACACTGAAGAGGCAAAAACACACCCAAACTCTTCTGGAAAGTTTAACATATTATCGGAATTGAAGAGAATAAGAGCTACTTATGGAATGCGAGGTTTATTTATAGGAGTAATGCCaagaataattaaagtGGTTCCTGGTTCAGCCATAATGTCGGCCACTTACCACTTTTTCAACTGA
- a CDS encoding BTB/POZ domain protein, with protein MYTPKKTKAEDGFYPRSQYDIGSASFNDSNSFNCMTQTSNDETTYYTQVDKRVILNKNLVNFNVGGIKYTTTMSTLSSDQNSKLYKYAYFTINGIETHDKEYNFDGFFNFTDSNSGGIANIFIDRDGKNFQYILNFLRDGEVICPDDPFVYQSLLSEAKFYTLSKLVEALSRIIHKPEVISDPKLEIPEPIPEMEEVSSQKTQFEFCDSIPLTQNTNSDVFLPPHNVFLRIEENDNIEESIQFVQTTPVRLLGEQTFSTTADF; from the exons atgtacACTCCTAAAAAAACTAAAGCCGAGGACGGCTTCTATCCTAGATCGCAATATGACATCGGATCCGCGTCGTTTAATGATTCTAACTCATTCAATTGTATGACCCAGACCAGCAACGACGAGACCACTTACTATACCCAAGTCGATAAGCGCGTAAttctaaataaaaatttagtGAATTTTAACGTCGGAGGGATTAAATACACAACCACGATGTCAACGCTATCAAGTGATCAGAATTCGAAGCTATATAAATATGCATACTTCACAATTAACGGAATAGAAACGCATGATAAGgaatataattttgatgGTTTCTTTAATTTCACGGACTCCAACTCCGGAGGCATTGCAAACATATTTATTGATAGAGACGGGAAGAATTTTCAgtacattttaaactttcTCAGGGATGGGGAAGTAATTTGCCCAGATGACCCTTTTGTATACCAGTCTTTGCTCTCGGAAGCTAAATTCTACACCCttagtaaattagttgAAGCCTTATCTCGTATTATACACAAGCCTGAGGTCATTTCTGACCCTAAACTTGAAATTCCTGAACCTATACCTGAAATGGAGGAAGTTTCATCTCAGAAAACTCAATTTGAATTTTGCGACAGTATTCCCCTGACTCAAAACACCAATTCTGATGTATTTTTACCACCTcataatgtatttttaagaATTGAAGAGAAT GATAATATAGAAGAGTCTATTCAATTCGTTCAGACTACACCAGTGAGACTACTGGGTGAGCAGACGTTTTCTACCACCGCTGATTTTTAA